The Saprospiraceae bacterium genome includes a window with the following:
- a CDS encoding esterase-like activity of phytase family protein — MLVKQTNGGVIKYAVASIDSIYFRLADTGTPYILPNIGNEGVALPYVVLANPVQAEIRNGGFGSAACAHPYNKGEFYALTDRGPNTDATGGKYFPTPNYTPRIGHFKLNPDGTIVKLSEILLRDPFGNPISGRPNPIGFGSTGEVPFDLEDKVLEYDVYGLDSEGLVALKDGSFWVSDEYGPHIVHYAANGNQLERISPLNLQTGGRKLPAVFQRRWANRGMEGLAVTPDENTLVGIMQSRLYNPNNAGSTNTTLTRIVTLNLLTGITKQYLYRQELANNSNSEITALTDTTFLVIERDGKFSADGGSIMKRIYKINISNATDVSGDFNSLDGLLINGKTLEANSWQELEDANIIPVEKTLAVDLFVALGDYPHDKLEGIWLIDESTIGVINDDDFAIWSDPVNKIKQKTLSPTNPGTMIDGNRLYIVKF, encoded by the coding sequence ATGCTTGTTAAGCAAACAAATGGTGGTGTCATTAAATATGCGGTTGCAAGTATTGACAGTATTTATTTCAGACTGGCAGATACCGGAACACCTTATATCTTACCGAATATTGGCAATGAAGGTGTTGCTCTACCTTACGTGGTATTAGCTAATCCTGTACAAGCCGAAATAAGAAATGGTGGATTTGGTTCTGCAGCTTGCGCTCACCCATACAATAAAGGCGAATTTTATGCTCTGACTGACAGAGGTCCAAATACCGATGCTACAGGTGGAAAATATTTCCCTACTCCAAACTATACTCCCAGAATAGGTCATTTCAAACTTAATCCTGACGGAACAATCGTAAAATTGAGTGAAATCCTGTTGAGAGATCCATTTGGTAATCCAATCAGCGGCCGGCCAAATCCAATAGGTTTTGGTTCAACAGGTGAAGTTCCTTTTGATTTGGAAGATAAAGTCCTTGAATATGACGTTTATGGTTTGGACTCTGAAGGACTTGTAGCATTGAAAGATGGATCGTTTTGGGTTTCCGATGAGTATGGACCACATATAGTGCATTACGCAGCAAACGGCAATCAATTAGAAAGAATAAGTCCCTTGAATTTACAAACAGGTGGAAGAAAATTGCCTGCTGTTTTTCAACGAAGATGGGCAAACAGAGGAATGGAAGGATTGGCAGTGACACCGGATGAAAATACTTTGGTAGGTATTATGCAATCAAGATTATATAATCCCAACAATGCAGGTTCAACCAACACCACTCTAACACGTATTGTGACGTTAAACCTACTTACAGGTATTACCAAACAATATCTTTACAGACAGGAATTAGCCAATAATTCTAATTCTGAGATAACAGCATTGACGGATACCACTTTTTTAGTTATCGAAAGAGATGGTAAATTTTCGGCTGATGGGGGAAGCATTATGAAGAGAATCTACAAAATAAACATCTCCAATGCAACGGATGTGAGTGGTGATTTTAATTCATTGGATGGGTTGTTGATAAATGGAAAAACATTAGAGGCAAATTCATGGCAAGAACTGGAAGATGCCAATATCATTCCGGTTGAAAAAACATTAGCAGTGGACTTATTTGTTGCGCTTGGTGACTATCCACATGATAAATTGGAAGGTATTTGGTTAATAGATGAATCTACTATAGGAGTGATCAATGATGATGATTTTGCTATTTGGAGTGATCCTGTCAATAAAATCAAACAAAAAACATTGTCCCCTACAAACCCTGGTACCATGATAGATGGCAACCGATTGTACATCGTCAAATTCTGA